The following coding sequences lie in one Schistocerca serialis cubense isolate TAMUIC-IGC-003099 chromosome 12, iqSchSeri2.2, whole genome shotgun sequence genomic window:
- the LOC126427930 gene encoding uncharacterized protein LOC126427930 encodes MDEIDTELLITLVEVRPVLWDKTLDAYRDRIATKNAWREVCVALKQDFDEMEDKDKNAFGIEVIRRWTNLRDSFVKSNIKIQAAKKSGSAAKKMKKYVYSDQLQFLKKLYDARETEDSFQSERTARLEEDIETQGSVENTENVSGPFDTAPTQQTSKSECHTNRKHRKPDAIEMKILRALEEDKPCSKMSFLLSLKPHLEKFDEQDYLQFQMGVLKVIENIYERRNILTAQPPPFTHYTPPMPYNNRFQAYSYSPMENAAPISSYHTHQIRPPPAAPNPTTFLEQPLQTSQGRSSYQRINKVPPPYPSPSTSSHEGPPSTTQFYNVFAESLSPQSDSTVSPATNSLVSTADIDIDFSTS; translated from the exons atggatgaaattgatactgaacttttgataaccttggtggaagtaagacctgttctgtgggacaaaactctagatgcgtatagagatcgtattgctacaaagaatgcttggcgggaagtttgcgtagcactgaagcaagattttgatgagatggaagacaaagataaaaatgcgtttg gtatagaagtaatacggaggtggaccaatctacgagactcctttgtgaagtcaaacataaaaattcaagctgcgaaaaaaagtggctcagcagcaaagaaaatgaaaaagtatgtatattctgatcagctgcagtttctaaaaaagctgtatgatgctcgagagacggaggacagttttcaatcggaacgcaccgccagactggaagaagatatagaaacgcagggctccgtcgaaaatactgagaatgtttctgggccatttgatacagcacccacacaacaaacatccaaaagcgagtgccatacaaacagaaaacatagaaaacctgatgcaatcgaaatgaaaatattacgagctctggaagaagacaaaccttgcagcaaaatgtcatttttacttagtctgaagcctcatctggaaaaatttgatgaacaggattatcttcagtttcagatgggagtcctcaaagttatagaaaatatatatgaaaggagaaatatattgacagctcaacctcctccatttacccattacacacctcccatgccctataataatagatttcaagcttattcttattcacctatggaaaatgctgctccaatatcctcttaccatacgcatcagattcgtcctcctccagctgcaccaaacccaactacttttctcgaacaaccattacagacttctcaaggtcgcagttcttatcaacgaattaataaagtgccaccaccatacccttcgccttccacaagtagccatgaaggcccaccatcaacaacgcagttctacaacgtttttgcagagagcctgtcgccacaaagtgacagtacagtcagtcctgctacaaactctttggtttcaactgctgatattgatattgacttttctacttcataa